The Pseudomonas rhizosphaerae genomic sequence AAACGGCTTCTCGCTTTTGAAGAAGCGTTTCAGCTCATCGAATGCGACTAGCTATTGAATTGCCCGTACTGGCCGATACAGGCAGGTAACAGCGCCGGCAGCATGACAGTCCCGGCCAGGACACGACCTTGCGGAGAAATGAAAGATGAAAGCCTGGGTATCCATAGTGCTGGCGTTGGCCCTGCCAACCGCCGTGATGGCCAATGAAGCGGCCAAAGAAGGTGAAAATGCCGTGCCCAAGGTCGCCTACATCGGCATGACTCCGCCGTTCGTGGGCAACTACGCGCTCGACGGCGGCCCCAAGCTGCGTGTGTACAAGGCAGACATCGCCTTGAAGGTGACCGGGGTGGAAGCCGAGGCCGCAGTCAAACGGCAGGATCCTCTGCTGCGCAACCAACTGGTGGCACTCTTCGCCCAGCAGACCACTGAATCAATGAGCAATATCGAGGGCAAGGAAAAGCTGCGCCAGGAAGCCCTCAAGCAATTGCAGCAGGTGATGAACGACGAAGAGGGCAAGCCCATCGTGGAAGACTTGCTGTTCAACAACCTGATCGTGCAGTAACAGCGCAGACGGTCAGTCGGCACTCGAGCGGCAACAATTTCAGCGTTGGCCACGGCCTATTCGAATGCTCAGCGCAACTGCATCACCACCGCCCACTGCTCAGCCGTCACCGGCATTACCGAAAGACGGCTGCCTTTCTGCACCAGAGGCATGTCGGCCAGACCTGCTTGCTGCTTCAGATAACCAAGCCCAAGGACTTTGCCAAAGGTCTCCACATGCGCCACGTCGACCGAGGTCCAGGGATTCTTCTCAGTGCTGGCCTTGGCGTCGAAGTAGGGGCTGTCCGGGTCCAGAGCGGTGGGGTCTGGGTAGTCGGCGGCCACGATCCTGCCTACGCCGGCGATGCCAGGTTCCGGACAGCTGGAGTGATAGAAAAAGAACTCGTCGCCCACCGCCATGGCGCGCAGGAAATTACGCGCCTGGTAGTTGCGAACGCCGTCCCAGCGGGTTTGGCCAAGCGTGGCCAAACCTTGGATGGACAGTTCATCGGGTTCGGATTTCATCAACCAATAGGCCATGACGGAAGTTCCTCAGTGATACGAAATGGCCAGCTTTCAAGGGATTGAAATGCAGCCGACAATTGGTTGTGCACAAAGTTTGCTTGTCACGGAAGCTTGCCCCAGAATGCGCGCAAATTTAAGCCCGGCGTTGCTGTCCGGCACGCCAGAATACCGTTCTGTTTATTCCTGAATTGCCTGTAGGGGGGCAACGTCGATGCGCCGTAAGCCGGATTTGTTGTGGACATTGGTGATCTTGTTTGGCCTGGGTGTGGTCACTACCGGATACGCGCAGAGTCTGTGGGCGAGCAAGGCGGATACGGGTGTGGAGTTGACCGTGGTGCAGACTTCGGTGGTGAACTCGCGGTAACGGCGGCGCGGCTTTCGCGGCTACTGACCGCTCCCACAGGTTTCAAGTCAGATACCAACCCCTGTCCGTGACCGTGCCCTGCAACGGTACATCCCAGCTGGCTTGCGCCAGCCGCTCGACCTTCTGGCACTCATGGGCCAGACCCACCAGCACCGGTGCATGCCAGGCCGTGCGGCGTGGGCGATACGCCAGGCTGCGGTCGTAAAAGCCGCCGCCCATACCCAGGCGCCCCCCTTCGTCATCGAACCCCACCAGCGGCAGCAGGATCAGATCCAGCGCCCAGATGGTGCGTTGACGTGCGCGCTTGATACGTGGCTCCGGAATGCCAAAGCGGTTGGGACGAAGCTTTTCGCCTCGGCGTACCTGCTGAAACACCATCTTGGTGCGCGGCCAATCGCTGAGCACCGGCAGGTAGGTCCGCTTGCCGCGCCGCTGGGCTTCACGCAGCAAGGGCCGCGGGTCTATTTCACCGTCGTTCGGTAGATACAGCGCAATGTGCCGGGCACGCCGAAACAACGGATGCTGAGCCAGTTGCCGATAAAGGCACTGGGCAGCCTGACGCTGTTGTGCGGGGGTGAGGGCGCGACGTGCGGCGCGCAGCTGGCGGCGCAATTGTTGCCGAGACAGTTGTTCACGAGGCAGCGGCGCGGAGACGGTCATGGGCGCGGTCGATCCTGATCACGGACGCCACCGGGGCTGTACTGCCCAGCGACAAATGAAAAGCCCACGCCGAGTCGAGCTGGCATGGGCTGGAAATTCAGGTACTCCCCGACGAACCGCTGTCGGTGTAGCCCTTGAACCCGAAAGTTCAAGGTGGAGATCACAGGAGGTTTTAAGGCTTTCCGTCGAGCGGACATGCACACCAACCCCACGTGCAACCCCCGTGGTTGTGCGTATCGGCTCAGGGACATGACCGACTGGCAAGCACTCCAGGGAGTGACGCCAGTATACAGAAAAGCTTTGCGGATTTCAGCCCTTGGGCGTTTCCGGATCGTTGGCGAGCACCAGATCCACGCGTTCGAGCAGGTCGCGAACCTGTTCGCGGGTGTTGTCGTTGACCGGCTGTGCAGGCGTGTCCTGGCGATGCAGCAGGTCGTGGGTAATGTTGAGTGCGGCCATGACAGCAATCCGGTCGGCACCGATCACCTTGCCGCTGCTGCGGATCTCGCGCATCTTGCCGTCCAGGTAGCGGGCGGCGTTGACCAGATTGCTGCGCTCCTGCGGCGGGCAGATGATCGAGTATTCCTTGTCCAGGATCTGGACGGTGACGCTATTGCTTGAACTCATGAGTCTTGCTCCAGGGCCTTGAGGCGCGAAATCATGGACTCGACCTTACGCCGGGCGATTTCATTCTTTTCGATGAGACTTGCGCGTTCCTCGCGCCAGGTCTTTTCCTGCGCTAATAGGAGTCCGTTTTGTCGTTTAAGTTGCTCGACTCGGCCGATCAATGATTCGAGTCGGCTCATCAGCGCTTGCAGGTCGTTGTGTTCCATGGAGTCCCGGTAGATACGGTTGGAAAAAATGTCGCCCGCCGCTGAACTGGCAGGTCCGGTGAAGATGAACACGTAGTTGGCCGCGTCGATAGTCTGGCGCGGTTGCCGGTGCTAGGATACAAGGCCTTCATTCTAGTCATTGCGCCGTCTGGCGCCTAGTTGCCCATGCCTATTCAGAATTCCCCCTATCACGCTTTCGCCGCCCTGCTTGCCAGCAGCGGCCACACCGTCTCGCCCGCCGAACTGCACGGCTTGTTGCTGGGGCGCAGTTGCGCCGGTGCCGGCTTCGAGGTCGAGCCATGGCTGGTCGATGCTGCCGACCTGCTCGGCACGCCGCCTGCAGACAACGTTCGCCAGGCACTGATCGGCCTGCAGGAAATGGTCAAGGGCGAATTGACCAGCGACGACATGACCGTGGTGCTGCTGGTGCCCAGCGACGAGTCGCCGCTGCCCGAGCGGGCTGCCGCCCTGGGCGAATGGTGCCAGGGTTTCCTGGCCGGTTTCGGCCTGACCGCGCGGGACACGGCGCTGAGCACCGAGGCCATGGAAGTGCTGCAGGACCTGGCCGCCATCGCCCAGGTGCAGGATGCGCTGGAAGAGTCCGAAGACGGCGAGACCGACTACATGGAAGTCATGGAGTACCTACGCGTCGCGCCACTGTTGCTCTACACCGAATCGGCCAAGCCCCCGACCGCAGCCAGCCCCAAGCCGTCGCTGCACTGACCTGACCCTGGAGCCTGCGCCTGCCCATGAGCCACATCCCGAAATCGGAATATGCCCGCCGCCGCAAGGCGCTGATGGCGCAGATGGTGCCCAACAGCATCGCCATCCTGCCGGCCGCCGCGGTGGCCATCCGCAATCGCGACGTGGAGCACGTCTACCGCCAGGACAGCGACTTCCAGTACCTGAGCGGCTTTCCCGAGCCCGAAGCGGTGATCGCCTTGATCCCGGGGCGCGAGCATGGCGAGTACGTGCTGTTCTGCCGCGAGCGCAACCCCGAGCGCGAGCTGTGGGACGGGCTGCGGGCAGGGCAGGAAGGTGCGGTGCGCGATTTCGGTGCCGATGATGCCTTTCCCATCAGCGATATCGACGACATCCTGCCCGGCCTGATCGAGGGCCGAGATCGTGTCTACTCATCGATTGGCAGCCATCCCGAGTTCGATCGACACCTGATGGACTGGATCAATAGCATCCGTTCCAAGGCGCGTCTGGGCGCCCAGCCGCCCAATGAATTCGAGGCGCTCGACCACCTGCTGCACGACATGCGGCTGTACAAGTCGGCAGCCGAGGTCAAGGTCATGCGCCGGGCTGCCGACATTTCCGCGCGTGCCCATGTGCGCGCCATGCAGGCCTGCCGCGCCGGGCTGCACGAGTACAGCCTGGAAGCCGAGCTGGACTACGAGTTCCGCAAAGGCGGGGCGAAGATGCCGGCCTATGGCTCGATCGTGGCTGCGGGGCGCAACGCCTGCATCTTGCATTACCAACAGAACGATGCGTTGCTGCGCGACGGCGACCTGGTGTTGATCGACGCCGGTTGCGAAATCGACTGCTATGCCAGCGACATCACCCGTACCTTCCCGGTCAGCGGTCGCTTTTCCCCCGAGCAGAAAGCCATTTACGAGCTGGTGCTCGAGGCGCAGCAGGCGGCCTTCGCGGCGATTGGTCCCGACAAGCACTGGAACCAGGCCCATGAAGCCACGGTCCAGGTCATAACCCACGGGCTGGTGCGGCTGGGCCTGCTCAAGGGCGAGGTCGACGAGCTGATCGCCCGCGACGCGCACCGCGCGTTCTACATGCACCGCGCCGGCCACTGGCTGGGCCTGGATGTGCACGATGTCGGCGAGTACAAGGTGGGTGGCGAGTGGCGGGTGCTCGAACCCGGCATGACCCTGACCGTGGAGCCTGGTATCTACATAGCGCCCGACAATCTTGACGTTGCCAAGAAGTGGCGCGGCATTGGCGTACGAATCGAGGACGATGTAGTGGTGACCAAGAAAGGCTGCGAGATTCTTACCGGGGCGGTGCCCAAGTCGGTCGCCGAGATCGAGGCGCTGATGGCGGCCGCGCGGGCCGAGGCATGAGCCGCTTCAATCTGGCCATCATCGGTGGCGGGCTGGTGGGCGCGAGCCTGGCCCTGGCCTTGCAGGCCGGCGCCAAGGCTCGCGGCTGGAAAATCGTCCTGATCGAGCGTTTTGCCCCCGGCGATGCCTATCAGCCCAGCTATGATGCCCGTTCCTCGGCCTTGTCCTACGGCACCCGGCAGATCTATGAGCGCCTGGGGCTGTGGCCGGCCATCAGCCAGCGCGCCGAAGCGATCCAGCAGATTCATGTGTCCGACCGCGGGCGCTTCGGCACCGCGCGGCTTCGTGCGGACGACGAGGGCGTGCCTGCACTGGGCTATGTAGTGGAAAACGCGTGGTTGGGCCAGTGTCTGTGGCAGGCCCTGGACCAGGAGGTGGTGAGCTGGCGCTGTCCGGCGGAAGTCATCGGCACCCAGGCCTTGGCCGACGGTTACGAATTGACCTTGAACGACGGCACCCAGGTGCAGTGCGACCTGGCCGTGCTGGCCGACGGGGGGCGTTCCGAACTGCGCGAACGACTGGGCATTGCCGTACAGGAAACGCGCTACGATCAGGACGCCCTGATCGCCAACGTCACCCCTGGCAACCCGCACCAGGGTCAGGCGTTCGAGCGCTTCACCGATGACGGGCCGATGGCCTTGCTGCCTTTGCCCGACAACCGCTGCGCGCTTATCTGGACACGAACGCCGGCCGATATCCGCCGCCTCTCGGGTTTATCCGACCAGGCGTTTCTGCACGAGCTGCAGGCGGTGTTCGGCTATCGCCTGGGGACGCTGCAGCGCGTCGGCGCCCGGCACGTCTACCCGCTGTCGCTGGTCCGTGCCGAGGAGCAGGTGCGTTCCAATCTGGTGGTCCTGGGCAACGCGGCGCATGCCTTGCACCCCATTGCCGGGCAGGGTTTCAACCTGTCGATGCGCGATGTGCAAGCGCTGGCCGATGCCTTGCTCGCCAGTACCGGCCATGTCGGCCAGCTGTCGCTGCTGCGTGGCTATGAGCAACGCCAGCGCCTGGATCAGAACCTTACCGTGGGCTTTTCGGACCAACTGACACGCTTGTTCGCGACACCTGATCCATGGGTCGCGGTAGGCCGCAACCTGGGCCTGCTAGGGCTCGATTTGCTGCCGCCAGCCAAGCGCTGGTTCGCACGCCAGGCCATGGGCCTGGGCACTCGGTCGGACATCAAAGGGCAATGAATACAGTGACCCACACCAATGAGTTGCGCGCCGACCTGGTCATCGTCGGCGCGGGCATGGTCGGCAGCGCACTGGCGCTTGCCCTGCGTGACAGCGGCCTGGACATCCTGCTGATCGACGGCGGGCCGCTGACCAGCAAGCCTTTCGACGCCCAGGCGGCTTTCGAGCCGCGCGTCAGCGCGCTGTCCATGGCCAGCCAGCGCATTCTTCAGCGCTTGGGCGCCTGGGATGGCATTCAGGGGCGGCGTGCCAATCCTTATGGCCACATGTGCGTGTGGGATGGCAGCGGCACGGGTCAGATCAATTTTTCCGCCGCCAGTGTGCATGCCGACACCCTGGGCCATATCGTCGAGAACCGCGTGGTTCAGGACGCCTTGCTCGAACGTCTGCAGGACAGCGAAATCCGCCTGCTGGCCAATGCGCGACTGGAGCAGCTGCGCTATTCCGGCGACGATCGCCTGTTGACTCTCGCCGGTGGCCAGACCGTACGCACCCCGCTGGTGATCGCTGCGGACGGTGCGCATTCGGCGGTGCGCCGACTGGCAGGCTGCGAGACCCGCGAATGGGACTACCTGCACCACGCCATCGTGACCAGCGTGCAGTGTGCCGAGGGCCATCGCGATACGGCCTGGCAACGCTTCACCGACGAGGGACCATTGGCCTTTCTGCCTTTGCAGCGCGGTGATGGCAAGCATTGGTGCTCGATCGTCTGGTCGACCACGCCGGAGCAGTCCGAACGCCTGATGGCGCTGGATGACGCGGCGTTCTGCCGAGCGCTGGGGCAGGCCTTCGAGGGGCGCCTGGGGGAGGTCATGGCTGCCGATGCCCGCTTGTGCGTCCCGTTGCGTCAGCGACATGCCAAGCGCTATGTGGAAACCGGCCTGGCGTTGATCGGCGATGCCGCGCACACCATCCATCCGCTGGCCGGGCAGGGGGTCAACCTGGGCCTGCTCGACGCCGCGGTGCTGGCCGAAGAACTGATCCATGCCCGACAGCGCGGTGAGCGCCTGGCGGGACTGCCGGTGCTGACGCGCTATGAGCGCCGACGCATGCCTCACAACCTGGCGCTGATGGCAGCCATGGAAGGTTTCGAGCGGCTGTTCCAGGCCGATCCGCTGCCACTGCGCTGGCTGCGCAACACGGGCTTGAAATGGGTCGAGCAACTGCCGGAAGCCAAAGCGTTGTTTGTGCGCCAGGCGCTGGGGCTGACGGGTGACCTGCCGGCGCTCGCGCGCCGCTGAAAACGTCCACAGGACGGCGACTGCTTGCAACATTTGGTAACGCCTGAGCCCCGAGTTCGGTTGAGAAGCTAAATGTGATTCACTACCATTTCGCCTCACTCGAACGGCAAGGGTTCCCTCATGATGGCGCGCAAACGTCTCTTCGCTGCACTGGCGCTCTGTCTGCTGGGTGGCAACGCCCACGCTGCCGATGAAGTGGTCGTCTATTCCTCGCGCATCGACGAGCTGATCAAGCCGGTGTTCGACGCCTACACCGCGAAAACCGGGGTCAAGGTCAAGTTCATCACCGACAAGGAAGCGCCGTTGATGCAACGCATCAAGGCCGAAGGGCGGAACGCCACGGCCGACCTGCTGCTGACCGTCGATGCCGGCAACCTGTGGCAGGCCGAGCAGATGGGCATTCTGCAGCCCATCAATTCCACCGTCATCGATGGCAACATTCCTGCCCAATACCGCGCCGCGTCCCACCAGTGGACCGGCTTGAGCCTGCGCGCGCGGACCATTGCCTACGCCAGCGAACGCGTCAAGCCGCAGGAGCTGAGCACCTACGAGGCGCTGGCCGACAAGCAATGGGAAGGGCGGTTGTGCCTACGGACGGCGAAGAAGGTGTACAACCAGTCCCTGACCGCCACCTTGATCGAGACCCACGGCGCCGAGAAGACCGAGCAGATTCTCAAGGGCTGGGTAAACAACCTGTCCACCGACGTGTTCTCCGATGACATCGCCGTGCTGCAGGCTATCGATGCCGGGCAGTGCGATGTGGGTATCGTCAACAGTTACTACTATGGCCGCCTGCACAAGCAGCAGCCGGATCTGGGCGTGAAGCTGTTCTGGCCTAACCAGGGCGATCGCGGCGTTCACGTGAACCTGTCGGGCATTGGCCTGAACAAGTACGCACCGCACCCACAGGCGGCCATCGCTCTGGTCGAGTGGATGACCGGGCCGCAGGCGCAGGAAATCTTCGCCGGGGTGAACCAGGAATTTCCGGCCAATCCGGCGGTGGCTCCCTCTGCGGAAGTCGCCAGTTGGGGCAAGTTCAAGGCCGACACACTGCCCGTGGAAGTGGCGGGCAAGCGTCAGGCCGAAGCGATCCGGTTGATGGACCGTGCCGGGTGGAACTGAGCTGACATCGGTGGTGCGGCCTTCGCGGGCAGAGACCCGCTCCCACAGAAGAACAGGTGCTTTTGTGCTTTCAGTGTGGGAGCGGGTCTCTGCCCGCGAACGGCGCATGAGTAGCCCGCAATCTGAAAACCACGAGTGAGTCCATTGTCCTCTTCCGTCCAACGCCGTTGGTACCCGCTGGTTCTGGCTGTGGTCGGGCTCGTGCTGTTGCCGCTGAGCGTGCTGGCGCTGTCTTGGCAAAACATCGACCTGCAGATCTGGTCCCATTTGTGGGACACGCAGATGCCGCGTCTGCTGGGCAATACGCTCACCCTGGTGGTGGGCGTCGGTTGTGGCGTGACGGTGATCGGCGTCAGCCTGGCCTGGCTTACCAGCCTGTGTGAATTTCCCGGGCGGCGCTGGCTCGACTGGGCGCTGATGCTGCCGTTCGCCATCCCTGCCTATGTGCTCGCCTTCGTGTTCGTAGGGCTGCTGGATTTTGCCGGCCCCGTGCAGAGCCTGCTGCGCGAGTGGTTCGGCAGCGGCCTGCGCCTGCCGCGGGTGCGTTCCACGGGCGGGGTGATCATCGTGCTGGTGCTGGTGTTCTACCCCTACGTTTATTTGCTGGCGCGGACCGCGTTCCTGGCCCAGGGCAAGGGCTTGATGGAAGCGGCGCGCATGCTTGGCCAATCACCTTGGCAAGCTTTCTGGCGAGTGGCTCTTCCCGTGGCCCGGCCCGCCATCGGTGCCGGTGTCGCCTTGGCATTGATGGAAACCCTGGCCGATTTCGGTGCCGTGGCGGTGTTCAACTTCGACACCTTCACCACGGCCATCTACAAGACCTGGTACGGCTTCTTCAGCCTCTCCAGCGCAGCGCAGCTGGCCAGCCTGCTGTTGCTGGCCGTGATGCTGGTGCTCTATGGCGAACGCCGGGCGCGTGGCCAGGATCACGCGGCCAACGAGCGGCCGCGTGGGCAGGCGTTGTATCGGCTGAGCGGGCTCAAGGCGTGGCTGGCCAGCGGCTGGTGTGCGCTGGTGTTCGCCTGTGCCTTCGTCGTGCCCATGCTGCAGTTGGTCGTGTGGTGCTGGCAACGTGGGCGCTTTGACCTCGACGAGCGCTACCGCGAGTTGATCCTGCATACCTTGTACCTGGGCGCCATGGCTGCGCTGATCACCGTCACCGTGGCCCTGTTGCTGGCGTTTGCGCGGCGTCAGGCGCCCACGCCCGGCATTCGCGCCGGCGTGGCGGTGGCGAACCTGGGCTATGCCTTGCCGGGGTCGGTGCTGGCGGTATCGCTGATGCTGGCTTTCAGTTTTCTCGATCGCGAGCTGGTCGTGCCGTTGTCCGGCTGGCTGGGCGGTGCCGGTCGGCCATTGCTGCTGGGCAGTGTGGCGGCATTACTGGTCGCCTACCTCGTTCGCTTCATCGCAGTAGCCTATGGGCCGCTGGAAAGCAGCCTGGCGCGGATTCGTCCGTCCTTGCCCGAAGCGTCACGCAGCCTGGGTGTGGGCGGTCCGCGGCTGTTTTTCAAGGTCTACCTGCCACTGTTGCTGCCTGGCACGCTCAGCGCAGCGCTGCTGGTGTTCGTCGACACGTTGAAGGAGATGCCGGCCACTTTGCTGATGCGTCCTTTCGGCTGGGATACGCTGGCGGTGCGCGTCTTCGAAATGACCAGCGAAGGCGAGTGGGCACGTGCTTCGCTGCCGGCCCTGACCCTGGTGCTGGTCGGCCTGCTGCCGGTCATCGGGTTGATTCGGCGTTCGGCGCGTCAGTTGGGTCGAACTCACTGATCCAAGCTTCAGATGTCACACCGCGACCTTGTCGCTACAGATATCACCACCGCGACCTTGTCGCTACAGATGTTATACCGCGACCTTGTCGCTACAATGCGCCGCATCCGGCGCAGGCACCAAGGACAATCCGCCTGCGCTTTCGCCACGCCCGGAAGGAGAAACCCATGGGACAGCGTACGCCTCTGTATGACTTGCATCTTGCCCTCGGCGCAAAGCTGGTCGATTTTGGCGGTTGGGACATGCCCCTGCATTACGGCTCGCAGGTCGAGGAGCATCATCAGGTACGTCGCGATTGCGGCGTCTTCGACGTGTCGCATGTGACCGTGATCGATATCCACGGGCCGGATGCCCGGGCGTTCCTGCAATACCTGCTGAGCAACGACGTGGCCGCCCTGGCGCAGGCCGGCCAGGCCCTGTACAGCGCCATGCTCAATGAGCAGGGTGGAGTGGTGGACGACTTGATCGCCTACCTCACCGAGGATGGCTACCGCCTGGTGGTCAATGCCGCCACCCGCGACAAGGACCTGGCTTGGCTGAGCACCCACGCAGACGGATTCGATGTGCAGTGGCGCGAACGTCCCGAGTTGGCGCTGCTGGCGGTGCAGGGGCCCGAGGCTCGGCGCAAGGTCGCCGATCTGTTGGGCAGCCAGCGTCGCGAATTGCTGCTGCGATTGGAACCCTTCGAAGGGCGCCACCATGGCGACTGGTTCATCGCACGCACCGGCTACACCGGTGAAGACGGTCTCGAGATCGTCTTGCCGGCGGCGCAGGCGGCCGACTTCTTCAACGAACTGATCGGTGCCGGCATCCCGCCCATCGGGCTTGGCGCGCGCGATACGCTGCGCCTGGAGGCCGGCATGAACCTGTATGGCCAGGACATGGACGAGGCGCACTCGCCATTGGCGTCGAACATGGCCGGCAGTGTGGCGTGGCAACCGGCGTCGCGTGCCTTCGTCGGGCGTGAGGCGCTGGAGCACGAACGCGCCGTCGGACCGGCGATGAAACTGGTCGGTCTGGTGCTGGAGGAGCGCGGCGTGCTGCGCGCGCATCAGGTCGTGCGGATCGCCGGAGTTGGCGAAGGGGAGATCACCAGTGGTAGTTTCTCACCTACGCTGAGCAAGTCGATTGCCCTGGCGCGCGTGCCGATGGCGACCGCGGACCGTGCGGAAGTCGAGATACGTGGCAAATGGTACCCGGTACGGGTGGTCAAGCCGACCTTCGTCCGGCATGGTAGAACCCTGATCTGAATAATATGGCGGGCTGGCCGCTGACCCTTGTTGAGGACAATGTTATGAGCGATATCCCTGCTGAACTCCGTTTTGCCGAAAGCCACGAGTGGGCACGTCTGGAAGCCGATGGCACAGTGACCGTGGGCATCAGCGATCACGCACAGGAAGCGTTGGGCGACGTGGTGTTCATCGAGCTGCCGGAAGTCGGCAAGGTGTTCGCGGCCGCCGATCAAGCCGGTGTGGTCGAGTCGGTGAAAGCGGCGTCCGATATCTACTCGCCGGTAGGTGGCGAAGTGGTTGCCATCAACGAGGCACTTGCCGACGCGCCCGAGAGCGTCAACGGCGATCCGTATGGCGCCTGGTTCTTCAAGCTCAAGCCAAGCGCTTCCGATGAGCTGGACAAGCTACTCGATGCTGCCGGCTACAAGGCTGCCATTGGCGAATGACGGTCAGCGGGGGCGGCCTCCGCAGCCCCTGCCCGTTCAGAACGGTCGATCCCCCAATATCGTCGCTCGATGCATCACGCGTCGCTGCGGTCGGTAGTCGTCGATCGCGTAATGCTGGGTCACGCGGTTGTCCCAGAATGCCACGTCCCCCTGGCGCCACTGCCAGCGTACACAGAACTCGGGCCGCGTGCCGTGGGCGAACAGCAGGTCCAGCAGCGCCCGGCTTTCCGCCGCCGACACCTCGTTGATGCGTGTGGTGAAGCCGTCACTGACGAACAGTGCCTTGCGCCCGCTGACCGGATGGGTCCGCACCACCGGGTGCGACAGCGGCGGATGCTGCTGGCGCGTCTGCTCCCAGCGTGCCAGTGCCTGGGCATCGCTGCCGAAGCGCTCGAGTGGAAACGATTTGGCGAAATCATGGGTGGCAGTCAAGCCGTCGAGCAAGGTCTGCAACGGTGCAGACAAGGCCTCGAACGCAGCGATCCCGCTGGCCCAGCAGGTGTCGCCGCCGTAGGGCGGTACTTGCTGGGCCGTCAGTATCGCGCCCATCGCCGGTTCCGCGAGAAAGGTGACATCGGTGTGCCAGATGGCATTGTCGCGCACATCGGTCACGGCGGTGTCGAGCACCAGCACGTCGGGCTGCCCCGGCACGCTGGGGTAGATCGGATGGATATGCAGGTCACCGAATTGGTGCGCAAGCCGGGCCTGCTGGGCCGGCGTCAGCGGCTGGTCGCGCCAGAACAAGACCTGATGGGCGAGCAGCGCGGCGTCGATTTCGCGTTGCTGGGCCGGGGTCAGTTCGCGGCTGAGGTCGACGCCTGCGACGACCGCGCCGATGGTGGGGCTCAGGGGGGTGATGTGCAGAGTCATGTTGGTCAGCTCTGTTGGTGAAGTCGGTGATTCAGTGGCTCTGGCCGTGCCAGGGCACCAGCCGTCGTTGCAGGGCGCGCAAGCCCATTTCCAGGCCAAAGGCGATCAGCGCGATCACCAGGATGCCCAGTACCACCACATCGGTGACCAGAAACTGCGCGGCCGACTGCACCATGAAACCCAGGCCGCTGGTGGCGGCGATCAACTCGGCGGCGACCAGGGTCGACCAACCGACGCCCAGGCCGATGCGGATACCGGTGAGGATCTCGGGCAGGGCGCTGGGCACGATCACGTGACGAATCAGCTGCGCGCGGGTGGCGCCCAGCGATTGTGCGGCGCGCAGGCGGGCCGGATCGACGTTGCGCACGCCGGTGGCCGTGGCAATGGCGATCGGGGCGAAGATCGCCAGGTAGATCAACAGCACCTTCGAGGTCTCGCCGATGCCGCACCAGATCACGATGAGCGGCAGGTAGGCCAGTGGCGGAATGGGCCGGTAGAACTCGATCAGCGGGTCGAGAATGCCCTGGGCGATGCGGTTGTGGCCGATGGCAATTCCGACCGGAATGGCGAACAGCACGGCAAAAAACAGCGCCAGGCCGATGCGACCCAGGCTGGCGGCCAAGTGTTGCCACAATGTCGCGTCCATATAGCCCTGGGTTGCCAGCAGCCAGGCTTTGCTCAGCACCGCGCCGGGCGAGGGCAGGAACAGCGGCTCGATCAATTCGGTGGCAGTGACGGCCCACCAGAGCAGCAGCACGCCGGCCAGGGTCAGCGTGCTGATGGCTTGCGTACTCAGACGCCAGGGTCGGCGCGCAGCGGGTGCGCGAGCGCTGTCGATGGCTTGGGTTGAATAGAGGCTCATGCCAGTTCCTCGTGCGCGGTGGTGCCCTGTGGGGAAAGACGCTGTGCACATCCACGTTGTGCAAACTCTCGTTGTG encodes the following:
- the tauD gene encoding taurine dioxygenase — translated: MTLHITPLSPTIGAVVAGVDLSRELTPAQQREIDAALLAHQVLFWRDQPLTPAQQARLAHQFGDLHIHPIYPSVPGQPDVLVLDTAVTDVRDNAIWHTDVTFLAEPAMGAILTAQQVPPYGGDTCWASGIAAFEALSAPLQTLLDGLTATHDFAKSFPLERFGSDAQALARWEQTRQQHPPLSHPVVRTHPVSGRKALFVSDGFTTRINEVSAAESRALLDLLFAHGTRPEFCVRWQWRQGDVAFWDNRVTQHYAIDDYRPQRRVMHRATILGDRPF
- the tauC gene encoding taurine ABC transporter permease TauC, producing MSLYSTQAIDSARAPAARRPWRLSTQAISTLTLAGVLLLWWAVTATELIEPLFLPSPGAVLSKAWLLATQGYMDATLWQHLAASLGRIGLALFFAVLFAIPVGIAIGHNRIAQGILDPLIEFYRPIPPLAYLPLIVIWCGIGETSKVLLIYLAIFAPIAIATATGVRNVDPARLRAAQSLGATRAQLIRHVIVPSALPEILTGIRIGLGVGWSTLVAAELIAATSGLGFMVQSAAQFLVTDVVVLGILVIALIAFGLEMGLRALQRRLVPWHGQSH